Within the Butyrivibrio sp. AE3004 genome, the region ACAACTTAATAAGGTTTATAGAGAGCTTATTCTGCGATGAAATAATAAATCTAAGAATAAAAGGGATTTGGTAGAAAAATGGTAGAATTCGGACAAAAAAATAAGGACTTGCAAATCTGCAAACCCTTGTAAATACTGAGTCGAAGTGACAGGATTTGAACCTGCGACCTCTGCGTCCCGAACGCAGCGCTCTACCAAACTGAGCCACACTTCGATATATGTAAAGCGGAAGTTGTAATAAAACTTTCGCAGCACAAAGTATGATACAATGAAAATGTGTGTTTTGTCAATAGCTTATAGAAAAGGTAGAGAAAAATGAACCTGGTAAGTTTTAATGTGGGTAGCAAAGAGTGTGTTTCGTATGTGGAAAGTAATCCTGAATGTGTTATTATACAGCTAATCGGTGAAATAAAAAGTGATTCCTTGTTAGAAGAGATAAAGTATATCAAGAAACGGTCGGATATATCTTTGGCTTTTGTATTTTGTAAAATCGATGATTGGAATAGGGAGCTTTCTCCCTGGAATGCTAAGCCTGTTTTTGGGGATGAGCCGTTTGGCAGCGGAGCTGAAGAAACATTGGAATTTCTTGAAAATGATCTTATTCCAAAAATCATTTCTTCGTACGGATTAAGTAAAGGCTGTCATTTTATTTTGGCGGGGTATTCACTGGCAGGACTTTTTACACTATGGAGTGTCTATCAGAAAGGTATATTTGAGGCTGCGGCAGCA harbors:
- a CDS encoding alpha/beta hydrolase, translating into MNLVSFNVGSKECVSYVESNPECVIIQLIGEIKSDSLLEEIKYIKKRSDISLAFVFCKIDDWNRELSPWNAKPVFGDEPFGSGAEETLEFLENDLIPKIISSYGLSKGCHFILAGYSLAGLFTLWSVYQKGIFEAAAAVSPSVWFPGWIDYAGNHEAITKNIYMSLGDKEEKTRNAVMKSVGDCIRRQKDILEMDNSKNVVLEWNEGNHFRDIEIRCAKGVLWCLDKVQSN